One Nicotiana tabacum cultivar K326 chromosome 23, ASM71507v2, whole genome shotgun sequence genomic window, TTCTGaacggaaaaatattttttgtcaaCCTAGGTTCCAAATTGAGGAAAGTTGGGCATTCTATTGGCATATGCATCCTTTTGAGAGGGTAAAAACTTACTCGCATAGAGCATTTACATCAAACCATATCAACTTATCATAATTATGTAAATTAATAAGGtgaaaatatatgtatatttagCCATGGAGAAGAGAGAGGAATATATGTTCAAACATATTGAATACATCTACTAGTTAATTTGGTTGTTGAGAATTGaggttttgatgattaacaaagtgtGTCTAGTGAACGTGTGCTAAGAACCAGGTCCTCAAGGTAGCTACTGAACATGTGCTAAGAGTCAAGTCCTCAAGGTAGCTGCTGAAGGTTCTTACAAGGTAGTCACTATTACACAAAGTTACTACAGTCCGAGATTGCTGGAAAGGACTCTTGATGCGATAAGGACTGTTGCCTAAGAATATATACCCACATAAGTGAGAGACAATATTCACAAGATTTGTGGAGTCCTTAGAACTTTAGGATTGACATCAAACAAGAAGTTGATTGTGTGTAGGACTCCCAGATATCTCGGAGTACTAGGAAGTAAAATACTTTCCTATAGACTGAGAAGACCATCATTTTGCACATCAACTGAAGAACAACATACAACATTTCCAGTTTATCACTCAAGTTGATCATCAGTATCAACGTTCTTCTTGAGTCTGTTAGTTCATGTGTATTAGGAAATTGAGTTGTAATCAAGATATCATTCAAAACTTTTTAGTTGGAGTCATTGTTTGAGCAttcaagttagagtaacttgtaatTCATTCAAGTGGTTGAAGTAGGAGAAGTGTATGGGTATTGATTTACAGGTCTTGTAATTAGTACATTTGGCTCATTTGTTCTAGTTAAGTTGAAGTTAAAATCCTATGTGGTAGGGCATAGTTTTTGCACCTTTGAGCCGGGTAATTttccatataaaatttattgttCTTGTTTTTTACTATTTATTTCATTTAAACTTAAGGAGTAAGGTAAAGAACCAAGTTCCTTAGTAAGTTAGGAAGGCTCTCAAtttaacaattggtatcagagcaggttctctCATACATGATTAACACCTAGAGAAATCTTGGAAGCAAAATGAGTGCTCCACCTGGAATTAATGAAGGACGGTCAACTACTAGACCAACTCTGTTCAACGAAAAATATTATCGTTTGTGGAAGGTAAGAATGGAAGATTTTCTAATAGCTGAGAACTATGAACTACGGACAATAGTGAATCGAGGACCACTAACTCCCACCAAACAAAATGGGCAAAATGAAATTGTTCCCAAAGACCCCTCTGAATTTGTAGCAGCAGATTTCAAGATGATGGAAAAGAATGTAAAGGCCAAGAAGATCCTCATCTGTAGACTTGGTCCTGATGAGCACAACAGGATATCTGCATACTCTAATGCAAAGGAGATCTGGGATGCACTTCAAACTGCTCATGAAAGAACAAATCAAGTGAATCAATCAAGGATTCAGTTGCTCATGAGGAACTATGAGCTCTTCTCTATGTAGAACCTATTTAGGAGATGATGACTAGGTTcactataataaaaaataaattgaattcaCTGGCAAAGGTATTTACTTTTGAAGAACTTGTTAGCAAGGTTCTAAGGATTCTCCCTTCTCAAGGCATCCGAAGAACATGAGTCTGACAATGATAAACTGGACCTAGCAATGTGTTGCTAAGTTCAAAATGTTCATGAAGAATTCCAAGAATGCATCTAAGAGAGAAAATAGTGGCAAACCTAAGCAGATTAACAAGTCTTCATATGATGGGTGTTACACATGCAACAAACTAGAAAttgaatagaagaaagaaagagctTAAAAAGCAAAAAGGGAAAAGATAAAAGAGCAAGGCCTGAACAAAGGCAAAATCCTAGGCAAGGGGTTCACTGAGGCCATGAAACAAGCCTTTCTAGCAGCATATGAAGACAATGGAAGTGATAaagaggaggagaaggaggatgAGGCTATTAGTCTTTATATTGTGATCGATTCACATGAGGTTGTTGAAGCTGAACCCTCATGTACATCTAGGAATACACATTGGAAGACCCCATCCTTTTGATGGACACTACTATGATGAATGGAAGATGCATATGGAAGTGTTCCTTCATGCTACTGATTTTGATCTATGGATAACTGTCAATCATGAACCAATTATACCCACCAGGGTAGACAGTGATGGAAACAAGAGTATTAAGAGAGAGGAGGAATATGATGCTGAGGATCATCAGATGATCCAAAAAATACTAAGGCAAAGGATCTGCTCTATAGAAGTTTACCAAGGAATATTCTCTACAAGGTATCCTCTCGTATCTCTGCTCATAATATATGTAGGACTTTGGAGGCTGATTTTGGAAATGAAAACATTGAGGTTGCCCTAATGCCAATTGAAgaaatctagacagaagagaaaGTGATAGGAATGATGGCTATGAGAGACTCAAAGGCTGAAGATGAAGCAAAACAAGCAAATATCTCTAACTTGAAAGAAAATATCCATGATATGTCTAAAAAATAGTTAATGGCCATAATAGTTATCATGGTGAGTGAGATGGATAGGATAAGTGCTGAAAATGATCTGTTAGTAAGCAACCTTTTATGTGTTAAGCTTGATCTTAAAGGGCTTGAATCTGACAAAGCTTATCTTGAAGGACAAGTCAAAAACATTAGCGACAAAGTCCTTGAGCTCACTTCTCATAATGAGCAGCATTCTGCTGCTAATGATAAGGGAATAATGAGTGATCTACAAAACAATCTTGAAAAAGAACTGAAAGAGTTCAAAAATAGTTTGTATCATGCTGACTGCaggaaataaatactacaagaGAACCTTGAAAAAGCAAAGTATGAACTATCTAGGATAAGTAAGTGGCATAGATCCTCTGATGCACTGGATTGGCTGAATGAAAATTCTAGCACTAATAAATCAGGAATTGGATATAAGAAAACTGTATCTAGGTTAGACCCTAAGTATGTAGGAATTTCTAATAATAAGATGTGCACTCACTGTGAGAAGGTGGGACATCTCATAGATACTTGCCCTACCTTAGTTCATGCTCAGTTCAAAAATACCTTTGGGTTACATAAACATGTGGAGAAGGAAGAAAAACCCACAATCAATCCCCTTGTTCAAACTAAATGGATTAAAGTCAATAAGAAAAGGATAGTTAACACTCTCCTTTTCTGGGCAAGAAGAGATATGATTCATCTTTTTTCCAACAAAAAGAGACCCAAGCTTGTCTGGGTTCCCAAGACTAACTTGTATTTTTTGTTGCAGGCTAAAGTGAAAGAAAGAAATTAGGACTGGTATCTAGACAGTGGATGCTCAAGACATATGACTGGTGAAAAGAAACAT contains:
- the LOC142177249 gene encoding uncharacterized protein LOC142177249 codes for the protein MSAPPGINEGRSTTRPTLFNEKYYRLWKVRMEDFLIAENYELRTIVNRGPLTPTKQNGQNEIVPKDPSEFVAADFKMMEKNVKAKKILICRLGPDEHNRISAYSNAKEIWDALQTAHERTNQVNQSRIQLLMRNYELFSM